The following proteins are encoded in a genomic region of Halomicroarcula saliterrae:
- a CDS encoding SHOCT domain-containing protein, which produces MSTDHTSDGLLRAVLLVLAVIVLLPVLMMVFAMPMMGMMGWWWDGGMAGGLSPLWGIGMMLVWVLVLGGIGYLLYRGFAGRTGPSTTTDPALEELRIAYARGELSDEEFEERRAKLSRRESN; this is translated from the coding sequence ATGTCAACCGACCACACTTCCGACGGCCTGCTCCGCGCCGTCTTGCTCGTCCTCGCGGTCATCGTCCTGTTGCCGGTGTTGATGATGGTGTTCGCGATGCCGATGATGGGGATGATGGGCTGGTGGTGGGACGGCGGGATGGCCGGCGGCCTCTCGCCCCTGTGGGGCATCGGGATGATGCTCGTCTGGGTGCTCGTCCTGGGTGGTATCGGATACCTCCTGTATCGCGGCTTCGCCGGCCGCACAGGCCCGTCGACGACCACTGACCCCGCCCTCGAAGAGCTCCGGATAGCGTACGCTCGCGGCGAGCTCTCCGACGAGGAGTTCGAGGAGCGCCGCGCGAAACTCAGTCGCCGGGAGTCGAACTAG
- a CDS encoding potassium channel family protein has translation MNYVYLGLGSLCLLLAVGDLLWTTVWVEGGAGPMTSRLMGWTWNAFRGVAGNRPRWLSVAGPVILVGSLVVWITLLWAGWTFVFAAAENALVDTRNAGPISWTERLYFVGYSVFTMGNGDFTPRDGVWQVVTALTTASGMLFVTLSVTYVLSVLDAVTQKRSLASSISGLGPRSAEILVTSWDGEEFHGLELPLNTIATQINTLTSNHKAYPILHYFYAPDTERAPATAITVFDETLTLLRFGVPEQHRPNELAIRQARTSVGSYLDTVDTTFVEPADEPPPMPAISAVRDGGVPTVGVEEFRDALPAVDDRRRQLSGLLQSDERRWPQ, from the coding sequence GTGAACTACGTCTATCTGGGTCTGGGCTCGCTGTGTCTCCTGCTCGCAGTCGGCGACCTGCTCTGGACGACAGTCTGGGTCGAGGGCGGGGCTGGGCCGATGACGAGTCGACTGATGGGCTGGACGTGGAACGCGTTTCGGGGCGTCGCCGGCAACCGTCCACGGTGGTTATCGGTCGCCGGGCCAGTGATTCTCGTCGGCAGTCTCGTCGTCTGGATAACGTTGCTGTGGGCCGGCTGGACGTTCGTCTTCGCCGCCGCGGAGAACGCGCTCGTCGATACGCGAAACGCGGGCCCCATCTCGTGGACCGAACGGCTCTACTTCGTCGGCTATTCGGTGTTCACGATGGGCAACGGCGATTTCACGCCGCGGGACGGAGTGTGGCAGGTCGTCACGGCGCTCACCACTGCGAGTGGGATGCTTTTCGTGACCCTGAGCGTCACCTACGTGCTCTCCGTACTCGACGCCGTCACGCAGAAGCGGTCACTCGCGAGTAGTATCTCGGGGCTCGGTCCCCGTAGTGCCGAGATACTGGTGACGAGTTGGGACGGGGAAGAGTTTCACGGCCTCGAACTCCCGCTGAACACGATTGCGACCCAGATAAACACGCTCACGTCGAACCACAAAGCGTATCCGATACTTCACTATTTCTACGCGCCTGACACCGAGCGAGCCCCGGCGACGGCCATCACGGTCTTCGACGAGACGCTGACACTCCTCCGGTTCGGTGTTCCGGAACAGCACCGCCCGAACGAACTCGCTATCAGACAGGCCCGCACGAGCGTCGGTTCGTATCTCGACACGGTCGACACGACGTTCGTCGAACCGGCCGACGAACCGCCTCCGATGCCAGCGATTTCCGCCGTCCGTGACGGGGGCGTCCCGACAGTCGGTGTCGAGGAGTTCCGTGACGCGCTGCCGGCGGTGGACGACCGCCGTCGGCAACTGTCGGGCCTCCTGCAGTCCGACGAACGCCGGTGGCCCCAGTGA
- a CDS encoding CBS domain-containing protein, with amino-acid sequence MRLPRERFVTGSNRSDLRMRVEQLVREGVASVGRDAPVRESAETMFDRAVGSVVVVDERAPVGEKGELVGILTLDDVFAHLAGESARVAAPCDDVPNAIRSACPG; translated from the coding sequence TTGAGGCTCCCGCGCGAACGCTTCGTCACGGGATCGAATCGGTCCGACCTCCGGATGCGGGTGGAACAGCTCGTCCGGGAGGGCGTTGCCAGTGTCGGCCGAGACGCTCCCGTCCGGGAGAGCGCCGAGACGATGTTCGATCGGGCCGTCGGGAGCGTAGTCGTCGTCGACGAACGTGCGCCGGTCGGCGAGAAAGGCGAACTCGTCGGTATCCTCACGCTGGACGACGTCTTCGCGCATCTGGCGGGCGAGAGTGCGCGCGTCGCCGCGCCGTGTGACGACGTACCGAACGCCATCCGCTCGGCCTGCCCCGGGTGA